A single region of the Nicotiana sylvestris chromosome 6, ASM39365v2, whole genome shotgun sequence genome encodes:
- the LOC104225299 gene encoding uncharacterized protein: MQGHSSNDIRRCTLNKARRRVKRGKTRWRKEITVNTKFVYRQSLFLFNSMESPPSLSLYMSQNSKKRVFPSGSSIDGQMVDVSPSISWSSKSESVNQKEFIHREIIDVDMEGGHSDAMFIDGNTESSSKGKEILLELSLGRGGSADSGSVDQVQSSKKHCPSESDGLIIGDDFGADLYYGDDVHTDMYFDDPALKEYANMQSHFDHMDIPPGVEVPIPWMSSPAEAKMAPTTTTTSSASKAMSFPFGKEAPKVLRHQSTSWYVSTPVSQPTPFELSSSSLGPAFCKSRLSAKGKSQETSCKEQSCSTNLALGAGKSFNAQGSSFKRKFRFFEGTASDSWHAQSIPGVSHFPEVQFVPPQMPGWTNLPFNMTTAPASSGSMLAPGGMNSLPMQQVHPAFMLPQGGMNSLPLQQVHPGVIFTEGAMNYFPQQQYFPQQQIYSGSVLAPGPTYYFPQEMDHALWTQGLHESVATTESSSIQSGSVSGEGQRRDLGESLKNFRLFKKFDTVQDHSDHFFSGLASLDNQASKSCAKRIQEEWKILEKDLPDTIFVRVYETRMDLLRAVIIGADGTPYHDGLFFFDVFFPSNYPNVPPHVHYHSFGLRINPNLYECGKVCLSLLNTWGGRAKEKWIPGESTMLQVLVSIQGLILNAKPYFNEPGYAKMSGSAMGENCSVQYNESCFILNLKTMVYCMRRAPQHFEDFVVGHYFQSCHDILVACKAYTDGAQVGSLVRGCVLDAVEGDEKSCSQSFKAMLAGFIQTLVDAFTKIGAKDCDKFLPLAQKAPTGVAPPVNIESC, from the exons GAAAAGAGTGTTTCCTAGTGGGAGTTCAATCGATGGGCAGATGGTGGATGTCTCGCCCTCTATCAGTTGGAGTTCAAAATCAGAGTCTGTTAATCAAAAGGAG TTTATTCACCGTGAAATAATAGATGTTGACATGGAAGGAGGTCATAGTGATGCAATGTTTATTGATGGGAATACTGAATCTAGTAGCAAAGGAAAG GAAATTTTGCTTGAACTTTCCCTTGGCCGTGGTGGTTCAGCAGATAGTGGATCAGTAGATCAAGTTCAGTCTTCGAAGAAGCACTGCCCTTCAGAATCAGATGGTCTAATCATTGGAGATGATTTTGGCGCCGACCTATATTATGGAGATGATGTGCATACAGACATGTATTTTGATGACCCAGCGCTTAAGGAGTATGCCAATATGCAATCACATTTTGATCATATGGATATTCCACCTGGTGTTGAGGTTCCAATCCCGTGGATGTCCAGTCCTGCTGAAGCTAAAATGGCGCCAACAACTACAACCACATCGTCCGCTTCGAAAGCTATGAGTTTTCCTTTTGGAAAAGAAGCCCCTAAGGTACTAAGGCACCAGTCCACTTCATGGTATGTCTCAACTCCTGTTAGTCAGCCTACGCCATTTGAGCTATCTTCGTCGTCTCTGGGACCTGCTTTTTGCAAGAGCAGACTTTCTGCCAAAGGAAAGTCACAAGAGACAAGTTGTAAAGAACAAAGTTGTTCTACAAACCTAGCACTTGGGGCAGGAAAATCTTTTAATGCTCAAGGATCTTCTTTTAAAAGGAAATTCCGTTTTTTCGAGGGAACTGCCTCTGACAGTTGGCATGCTCAATCTATACCTGGTGTATCTCATTTCCCTGAAGTTCAATTTGTACCTCCACAAATGCCTGGTTGGACAAATTTACCCTTTAATATGACAACTGCTCCAGCTTCTTCAGGGTCTATGCTCGCACCAGGTGGTATGAACTCTCTCCCTATGCAACAGGTGCATCCGGCATTTATGCTCCCACAAGGTGGTATGAACTCTCTCCCTCTGCAACAGGTTCATCCAGGGGTTATTTTCACAGAAGGTGCTATGAACTATTTCCCTCAGCAACAGTATTTCCCTCAGCAACAGATTTATTCGGGATCTGTTCTCGCACCAGGTCCTACGTACTATTTCCCTCAGGAAATGGATCATGCACTCTGGACACAGGGTCTGCACGAGAGTGTAGCTACTACAGAGAGTTCATCAATTCAGTCTGGATCAGTTTCTGGTGAGGGACAACGTAGAGATTTAGGTGAAAGTCTGAAGAATTTCCGTCTCTTCAAAAAATTTGATACTGTTCAAGATCATTCGGACCATTTCTTTTCTGGACTTGCATCCCTTGACAACCAG GCCTCTAAGAGTTGCGCCAAGAGAATACAGGAGGAATGGAAGATACTGGAGAAAGATCTGCCTG ATACCATATTTGTCCGGGTGTATGAAACAAGAATGGATCTGTTGAGGGCAGTGATTATTGGAGCTGATGGAACTCCGTACCATGATGGCCTTTTCTTCTTTGATGTGTTCTTCCCTAGCAACTATCCCAATGTTCCACCA CATGTACACTATCATTCTTTTGGTCTTCGTATCAATCCGAACTTGTATGAATGTGGAAAAGTGTGCCTGAGCCTTCTCAACACATGGGGCGGGAGAGCGAAGGAGAAATGGATCCCTGGTGAATCAACTATGCTACAAGTTTTGGTTTCCATACAAGGGCTAATTTTGAATGCAAAGCCCTATTTCAATGAGCCTGGATATGCAAAGATGAGTGGATCAGCCATGGGGGAAAATTGCTCAGTACAATATAATGAGAGCTGTTTCATTTTAAATCTCAAAACAATGGTTTACTGTATGAGGCGAGCACCACAG CATTTTGAGGATTTTGTTGTCGGGCATTACTTTCAAAGTTGTCACGATATTCTTGTGGCATGTAAAGCATATACAGATGGTGCTCAAGTAGGTAGCCTTGTTAGAGGATGTGTTCTGGATGCTGTTGAAGGCGACGAAAAAAGTTGCTCTCAAAGTTTTAAGGCCATGTTGGCTGGATTCATCCAGACACTTGTAGATGCATTTACAAAGATTGGCGCAAAGGATTGTGACAAATTTCTTCCCTTGGCACAAAAGGCGCCAACTGGAGTAGCGCCACCAGTTAACATAGAGAGCTGCTGA